Proteins from a single region of Hordeum vulgare subsp. vulgare chromosome 6H, MorexV3_pseudomolecules_assembly, whole genome shotgun sequence:
- the LOC123403369 gene encoding shikimate kinase 1, chloroplastic-like, with translation MEAGAGLALQSRAAGFGSGRRRSAMYGGESGARMVSLRVGDQVGSPAAVRARGAKPVVPLRAKKSSGGGQDNLHNSVDDALLLKRKSEEVLFQLNGRCIYLVGMMGSGKSTVGKILAEVLGYSFFDSDKLVEQAVGMPSVAQIFKVHSEAFFRDNESSVLRDLSSMRRLVVATGGGAVIRPVNWKNMKKGLSVWLDVPLEALARRIAKVGTASRPLLDQPSGDPYTMAFSKLSTLAEQRGDAYANADVRVSLEEIASKLGHDDVSKLTPIDIALESLHKIESFVVEDNVADSQTEPQAERMHTL, from the exons ATGGAGGCGGGCGCGGGGCTGGCGCTGCAGTCGAGGGCCGCGGGGTTCGGCTCCGGCCGCCGCCGGAGCGCGATGTACGGCGGAGAGAGCGGGGCCCGGATGGTGAGCTTGCGGGTCGGTGATCAGGTGGGATCGCCGGCCGCCGTGCGCGCGCGCGGGGCCAAGCCCGTCGTCCCGCTCCGCGCCAAGAAATCGTCCGGAGGAG GTCAGGACAACTTGCATAACTCCGTTGACGATGCCCTCTTGTTGAAG AGAAAATCAGAAGAGGTTCTTTTCCAGTTGAACGGCCGGTGCATCTACCTAGTTG GAATGATGGGTTCGGGGAAAAGCACGGTGGGGAAGATCTTAGCTGAAGTTTTGGGTTATTCGTTCTTTGACAG TGATAAATTGGTCGAACAAGCTGTTGGCATGCCTTCAGTTGCTCAAATTTTCAAGGTTCACAGTGAAGCCTTCTTCAGGGATAATGAG agtaGTGTCTTGAGGGATTTGTCCTCTATGCGGCGATTAGTTGTTGCTACTGGAGGTGGTGCTGTTATCCGACCAGTTAACTG GAAAAATATgaagaagggcctatctgtttggTTGGATGTGCCCTTGGAAGCTCTTGCAAGGCGTATTGCTAAAGTGGGGACTGCCTCGCGTCCTCTTCTAGATCAACCATCCGGCGATCCATACACAATG GCCTTTTCGAAACTCAGCACCCTCGCGGAGCAAAGGGGCGATGCTTATGCAAATGCTGATGTCAGAGTTTCTCTTGAAG AGATTGCATCTAAGCTGGGTCATGACGATGTCTCTAAGCTGACACCAATTGATATTGCTCTTGAG TCGCTCCACAAGATCGAGAGCTTTGTCGTCGAAGACAACGTCGCCGACTCGCAAACAGAGCCGCAGGCTGAAAGGATGCATACGCTGTAG